A window of Hippoglossus stenolepis isolate QCI-W04-F060 chromosome 16, HSTE1.2, whole genome shotgun sequence contains these coding sequences:
- the kcna7 gene encoding potassium voltage-gated channel subfamily A member 7, with amino-acid sequence MDNQDSGGGTEGGGNTEKLQAKEVGDEDKQIKDKHNKREKESSESQPSRRSQWRSGWALTERLAINVSGMRYETQLRTLAQFPDSLLGDPQRRLRYFNPLRNELFLDRSRVCFDAILYFYQSGGRLRRPANVPLDVFMEELRFYELGDEIIDRFKEDEGFPKEEERPLPTNDLQRRLWMLFEYPESSSGARIIAIISVMVIVISILIFCLETLPEFRNEKEQREQFTTVPHPTIENETILVPPGFTSFQDPFFIVETICIFWFSFELTVRLLCAPSKMTFFKDVMNTIDFFAIIPYFVTLGTELAKDKGAQPSVSLALIRVIRLVRVFRIFKLSRHSKGLQILGQTLKASLRELALLIFFLFIGVILFSSAVYFAEVDRPDTAFTSIPEAFWWAVVSMTTVGYGDMFPETVGGKLVGSMCAIAGVLTISLPVPVIVSNFSYFYHRETECEVTTQYHHVSTLLWEKDKEDDDEEGDEDRLDEEPEFTGDDAPLYGEDSRGICYPLNGTLQTGLWAGQATGDQRGINFYLKEPLVTQV; translated from the exons ATGGATAATCAAGACAGcggaggaggaacagagggaggaggaaacacagaaaaactgcaAGCAAAGGAGGTTGGAGATGAAGACAAGCAAATCAAAGACAAGCACAacaagagggagaaggagagcagTGAGAGCCAGCCGAGCCGCCGCTCTCAGTGGAGGAGCGGCTGGGCTCTGACTGAACGCCTGGCCATCAATGTGTCAGGGATGCGTTACGAGACCCAGCTCCGCACCCTCGCCCAGTTCCCCGACTCACTGCTGGGTGACCCCCAACGTCGACTTCGCTACTTCAACCCCCTGAGGAATGAACTCTTCCTGGACAGGAGCCGCGTCTGCTTCGATGCCATCCTGTACTTCTACCAGTCAGGCGGGAGGCTGCGGAGGCCTGCCAACGTCCCCCTGGACGTGTTCATGGAGGAGCTGCGCTTCTACGAGCTCGGCGACGAGATCATCGACCGCTTCAAGGAGGACGAAGGCTTCcccaaggaggaggagaggccgTTACCCACCAACGACCTGCAGCGGCGCCTCTGGATGCTGTTTGAGTATCCGGAGTCCTCGAGTGGAGCTCGCATCATCGCAATCATCAGTGTCATGGTGATTGTCATCTCCATTCTCATCTTCTGCCTGGAGACGCTGCCCGAGTTCAGGAATGAGAAGGAACAGAGGGAG CAATTCACCACCGTACCTCACCCCACCATAGAGAACGAAACCATCTTGGTCCCACCTGGCTTCACTTCCTTCCAAGACCCTTTCTTCATCGTGGAGACGATTTGCATCTTCTGGTTCTCATTCGAACTCACTGTGCGCTTACTCTGCGCTCCGAGCAAGATGACCTTCTTCAAAGACGTCATGAACACCATCGACTTCTTCGCCATCATTCCTTATTTCGTCACACTTGGCACCGAGCTGGCCAAGGACAAAGGCGCGCAGCCCTCTGTGTCTCTGGCCCTCATCAGGGTCATCAGGCTGGTCAGGGTCTTCAGGATCTTCAAGCTCTCTCGTCACTCGAAAGGCCTCCAGATCCTGGGTCAGACACTGAAGGCCAGCCTCAGGGAGCTCGCCCtgctcatcttcttcctcttcatagGCGTCATTCTCTTTTCTAGCGCTGTCTACTTTGCTGAGGTGGACAGGCCTGACACGGCGTTCACCAGCATCCCTGAGGCTTTCTGGTGGGCGGTGGTGTCCATGACAACAGTTGGCTACGGAGACATGTTCCCGGAGACGGTTGGGGGAAAGCTGGTGGGGTCCATGTGCGCCATTGCCGGCGTGCTTACCATCTCGTTGCCAGTGCCCGTCAtcgtgtccaacttcagctaCTTCTACCACAGAGAGACTGAGTGTGAGGTAACCACACAGTACCATCATGTGTCCACATTGCTGTGGGAAAAGGACAAAGAGGACGATGAcgaggagggagatgaggacagATTGGATGAGGAGCCTGAATTCACAGGAGATGACGCACCTCTGTATGGGGAGGACAGCCGGGGCATCTGCTATCCGCTCAATGGGACTCTTCAGACAGGACTTTGGGCTGGACAAGCGACTGGCGATCAGAGAGGAATAAACTTCTACCTCAAAGAACCTCTGGTCACTCAGGTCTGA